The Mytilus galloprovincialis chromosome 7, xbMytGall1.hap1.1, whole genome shotgun sequence genome has a window encoding:
- the LOC143083055 gene encoding uncharacterized protein LOC143083055 isoform X45, which produces MNYQKVYMNHIHSSSLLCQLAQMWRSQLLCDALICTGNVVTKAHRVVLLAACPMLQSMENASIGTELEVRLAADIKQEAVTTFLQYLYEGFMLLTEENVKHVEKVARLLQVDSVIKCCSDFFKCLEKSTGKQHNANYKFDKYDLLEFRHVRATGLQKTYHDRLMKRMSEAPRPSSPTGGKRQRLHPRPSSPPTDFMSQRADDAASMTQSYMTGNPTGTGSARSGASSQSSRSGSPSVVEIIEDSLELIQREKSVPGQPEPSRLSQQKTSISVASHVSNSKDTRVINIADDSGGGRTRVTDSFSDRVQNIPSSPQQSSQPQMPVSPKISFRDTHPPQNIQHPSPTSFIQRTPNQMSFTSQPPPPPLQQAGTLNIAPLSQSFSQDRFQQRQQEQQSSQSRPPPMSTDMFMESVKTSQSFITSTPQQRTHPSYPPISGATKPSFAIGSASQGGAPPQSPSFQSQSSSQQQESTGMADKGEKREAESSRPQEGHDPGPEGNDDIPDLAIVKIEKVGEDETGGLLLQVDSGQGDAAHRHGQLSMEEEQEYDESDLTGDWSQEDISNEGSFQSSHMDDPTGAMYMGPTSEQSCLTDAMGLLLPVRRQYDPLMLERAINAVMSGTMTQSKAARVFGVPQTTISGRVKKLKP; this is translated from the exons atgaattacCAGAAGGTATATATGAATCACATACATTCAAGCTCTCTACTATGCCAGTTAGCACAGATGTGGAGAAGTCAGTTGCTGTGTGATGCATTGATTTGCACAGGAAATGTAGTTACAAAG GCACACCGAGTTGTGCTTTTGGCAGCTTGTCCCATGTTGCAGTCGATGGAAAATGCATCAATTGGAACCGAGTTGGAGGTTCGTCTAGCTGCTGATATTAAACAGGAAGCTGTAACCACATTCTTACAATATTTGTATGAGGGATTTATGTTACTTACTGAAGAAAATGTGAAACATGTAGAAAAAGTAGCAAGATTGCTTCAAGTAGACAGTGTGATCAAATGTTGCTCAGACTTCTTCAAGTGTCTCGAAAAATCCACAGGAAAACAACACAATGCTAATtacaaatttgacaaatatgACTTACTTGAATTCCGTCATGTGCGAGCCACTGGATTACAAAAAACTTATCATGATAGACTAATGAAAAGGATGTCCGAAGCTCCCCGCCCATCTAGTCCCACAGGAGGGAAACGTCAAAGATTACATCCTCGTCCTTCCTCCCCACCAACTGACTTCATGTCTCAAAGAGCAGATGATGCTGCATCAATGACACAAAGTTATATGACAGGAAATCCTACTGGAACAGGAAGTGCCCGATCAGGTGCTTCAAGTCAGTCAAGTAGATCAGGGTCACCGTCAGTTGTAGAAATAATAGAGGACAGTTTGGAATTAATTCAAAGAGAAAAATCTGTCCCTGGGCAACCTGAACCATCAAGGTTATCCCAGCAAAAGACATCAATTTCTGTGGCATCACATGTTTCAAATTCTAAAGACACTCGTGTGATTAATATCGCGGATGACAGTGGTGGGGGAAGGACCCGTGTAACAGACTCATTTAGTGATCGTGTTCAAAATATTCCAAGTTCACCACAGCAGTCATCACAACCTCAAATGCCAGTCTCGCCAAAGATATCATTCCGAGATACTCATCCTCCTCAGAACATTCAACATCCGTCACCTACATCATTCATCCAACGTACACCAAATCAAATGAGCTTTACCTCACAACCACCGCCTCCTCCATTACAGCAAGCTGGAACATTAAACATTGCTCCATTATCACAATCATTCTCACAGGATCGTTTCCAGCAACGTCAACAGGAACAACAATCTAGTCAGTCTCGTCCACCACCAATGTCCACTGACATGTTTATGGAAAGTGTTAAAACGTCACAAAGTTTCATTACAAGTACTCCTCAACAACGAACCCATCCATCATATCCTCCCATATCTGGTGCTACTAAACCGTCATTTGCTATTGGAAGTGCTTCACAAGGTGGTGCACCGCCGCAAAGTCCATCATTCCAAAGTCAATCATCTAGTCAGCAACAAGAATCCACTGGAATGGCGGACAAGGGTGAAAAACGGGAGGCAGAAAG TTCAAGGCCACAAGAAGGTCATGATCCAGGTCCTGAAGGAAATGATGATATCCCTGACTTGGCAATAGTGAAAATAGAAAAAGTGGGCGAGGACGAAACAGGTGGACTTTTGTTACAAGTAGATAGTGGGCAAGGTGACGCTGCTCATCGGCACGGACAATTAAGCATGGAGGAGGAGCAGGAGTATGATGAAAGTGACCTAACAGGCGATTGGTCACAGGAAGATATATCAAACGAAGGCAGCTTTCAATCATCGCATATGGACGATCCGACCGGAGCTATGTACATGGGGCCAACATCAG
- the LOC143083055 gene encoding uncharacterized protein LOC143083055 isoform X50: protein MNYQKVYMNHIHSSSLLCQLAQMWRSQLLCDALICTGNVVTKAHRVVLLAACPMLQSMENASIGTELEVRLAADIKQEAVTTFLQYLYEGFMLLTEENVKHVEKVARLLQVDSVIKCCSDFFKCLEKSTGKQHNANYKFDKYDLLEFRHVRATGLQKTYHDRLMKRMSEAPRPSSPTGGKRQRLHPRPSSPPTDFMSQRADDAASMTQSYMTGNPTGTGSARSGASSQSSRSGSPSVVEIIEDSLELIQREKSVPGQPEPSRLSQQKTSISVASHVSNSKDTRVINIADDSGGGRTRVTDSFSDRVQNIPSSPQQSSQPQMPVSPKISFRDTHPPQNIQHPSPTSFIQRTPNQMSFTSQPPPPPLQQAGTLNIAPLSQSFSQDRFQQRQQEQQSSQSRPPPMSTDMFMESVKTSQSFITSTPQQRTHPSYPPISGATKPSFAIGSASQGGAPPQSPSFQSQSSSQQQESTGMADKGEKREAESSRPQEGHDPGPEGNDDIPDLAIVKIEKVGEDETGGLLLQVDSGQGDAAHRHGQLSMEEEQEYDESDLTGDWSQEDISNEGSFQSSHMDDPTGAMYMGPTSDQSRTNAKRQWRRDYKPQKLEQAIAEVLAGRMSQCQAARVFGVPQPTICCRLKKMS from the exons atgaattacCAGAAGGTATATATGAATCACATACATTCAAGCTCTCTACTATGCCAGTTAGCACAGATGTGGAGAAGTCAGTTGCTGTGTGATGCATTGATTTGCACAGGAAATGTAGTTACAAAG GCACACCGAGTTGTGCTTTTGGCAGCTTGTCCCATGTTGCAGTCGATGGAAAATGCATCAATTGGAACCGAGTTGGAGGTTCGTCTAGCTGCTGATATTAAACAGGAAGCTGTAACCACATTCTTACAATATTTGTATGAGGGATTTATGTTACTTACTGAAGAAAATGTGAAACATGTAGAAAAAGTAGCAAGATTGCTTCAAGTAGACAGTGTGATCAAATGTTGCTCAGACTTCTTCAAGTGTCTCGAAAAATCCACAGGAAAACAACACAATGCTAATtacaaatttgacaaatatgACTTACTTGAATTCCGTCATGTGCGAGCCACTGGATTACAAAAAACTTATCATGATAGACTAATGAAAAGGATGTCCGAAGCTCCCCGCCCATCTAGTCCCACAGGAGGGAAACGTCAAAGATTACATCCTCGTCCTTCCTCCCCACCAACTGACTTCATGTCTCAAAGAGCAGATGATGCTGCATCAATGACACAAAGTTATATGACAGGAAATCCTACTGGAACAGGAAGTGCCCGATCAGGTGCTTCAAGTCAGTCAAGTAGATCAGGGTCACCGTCAGTTGTAGAAATAATAGAGGACAGTTTGGAATTAATTCAAAGAGAAAAATCTGTCCCTGGGCAACCTGAACCATCAAGGTTATCCCAGCAAAAGACATCAATTTCTGTGGCATCACATGTTTCAAATTCTAAAGACACTCGTGTGATTAATATCGCGGATGACAGTGGTGGGGGAAGGACCCGTGTAACAGACTCATTTAGTGATCGTGTTCAAAATATTCCAAGTTCACCACAGCAGTCATCACAACCTCAAATGCCAGTCTCGCCAAAGATATCATTCCGAGATACTCATCCTCCTCAGAACATTCAACATCCGTCACCTACATCATTCATCCAACGTACACCAAATCAAATGAGCTTTACCTCACAACCACCGCCTCCTCCATTACAGCAAGCTGGAACATTAAACATTGCTCCATTATCACAATCATTCTCACAGGATCGTTTCCAGCAACGTCAACAGGAACAACAATCTAGTCAGTCTCGTCCACCACCAATGTCCACTGACATGTTTATGGAAAGTGTTAAAACGTCACAAAGTTTCATTACAAGTACTCCTCAACAACGAACCCATCCATCATATCCTCCCATATCTGGTGCTACTAAACCGTCATTTGCTATTGGAAGTGCTTCACAAGGTGGTGCACCGCCGCAAAGTCCATCATTCCAAAGTCAATCATCTAGTCAGCAACAAGAATCCACTGGAATGGCGGACAAGGGTGAAAAACGGGAGGCAGAAAG TTCAAGGCCACAAGAAGGTCATGATCCAGGTCCTGAAGGAAATGATGATATCCCTGACTTGGCAATAGTGAAAATAGAAAAAGTGGGCGAGGACGAAACAGGTGGACTTTTGTTACAAGTAGATAGTGGGCAAGGTGACGCTGCTCATCGGCACGGACAATTAAGCATGGAGGAGGAGCAGGAGTATGATGAAAGTGACCTAACAGGCGATTGGTCACAGGAAGATATATCAAACGAAGGCAGCTTTCAATCATCGCATATGGACGATCCGACCGGAGCTATGTACATGGGGCCAACATCAG
- the LOC143083055 gene encoding uncharacterized protein LOC143083055 isoform X43, with product MNYQKVYMNHIHSSSLLCQLAQMWRSQLLCDALICTGNVVTKAHRVVLLAACPMLQSMENASIGTELEVRLAADIKQEAVTTFLQYLYEGFMLLTEENVKHVEKVARLLQVDSVIKCCSDFFKCLEKSTGKQHNANYKFDKYDLLEFRHVRATGLQKTYHDRLMKRMSEAPRPSSPTGGKRQRLHPRPSSPPTDFMSQRADDAASMTQSYMTGNPTGTGSARSGASSQSSRSGSPSVVEIIEDSLELIQREKSVPGQPEPSRLSQQKTSISVASHVSNSKDTRVINIADDSGGGRTRVTDSFSDRVQNIPSSPQQSSQPQMPVSPKISFRDTHPPQNIQHPSPTSFIQRTPNQMSFTSQPPPPPLQQAGTLNIAPLSQSFSQDRFQQRQQEQQSSQSRPPPMSTDMFMESVKTSQSFITSTPQQRTHPSYPPISGATKPSFAIGSASQGGAPPQSPSFQSQSSSQQQESTGMADKGEKREAESSRPQEGHDPGPEGNDDIPDLAIVKIEKVGEDETGGLLLQVDSGQGDAAHRHGQLSMEEEQEYDESDLTGDWSQEDISNEGSFQSSHMDDPTGAMYMGPTSESTRYQSPRYRQSYNSASLDRAIQVVKAKIMSSYKAADMFGVPRSTILYRIKSDSAKAKEKT from the exons atgaattacCAGAAGGTATATATGAATCACATACATTCAAGCTCTCTACTATGCCAGTTAGCACAGATGTGGAGAAGTCAGTTGCTGTGTGATGCATTGATTTGCACAGGAAATGTAGTTACAAAG GCACACCGAGTTGTGCTTTTGGCAGCTTGTCCCATGTTGCAGTCGATGGAAAATGCATCAATTGGAACCGAGTTGGAGGTTCGTCTAGCTGCTGATATTAAACAGGAAGCTGTAACCACATTCTTACAATATTTGTATGAGGGATTTATGTTACTTACTGAAGAAAATGTGAAACATGTAGAAAAAGTAGCAAGATTGCTTCAAGTAGACAGTGTGATCAAATGTTGCTCAGACTTCTTCAAGTGTCTCGAAAAATCCACAGGAAAACAACACAATGCTAATtacaaatttgacaaatatgACTTACTTGAATTCCGTCATGTGCGAGCCACTGGATTACAAAAAACTTATCATGATAGACTAATGAAAAGGATGTCCGAAGCTCCCCGCCCATCTAGTCCCACAGGAGGGAAACGTCAAAGATTACATCCTCGTCCTTCCTCCCCACCAACTGACTTCATGTCTCAAAGAGCAGATGATGCTGCATCAATGACACAAAGTTATATGACAGGAAATCCTACTGGAACAGGAAGTGCCCGATCAGGTGCTTCAAGTCAGTCAAGTAGATCAGGGTCACCGTCAGTTGTAGAAATAATAGAGGACAGTTTGGAATTAATTCAAAGAGAAAAATCTGTCCCTGGGCAACCTGAACCATCAAGGTTATCCCAGCAAAAGACATCAATTTCTGTGGCATCACATGTTTCAAATTCTAAAGACACTCGTGTGATTAATATCGCGGATGACAGTGGTGGGGGAAGGACCCGTGTAACAGACTCATTTAGTGATCGTGTTCAAAATATTCCAAGTTCACCACAGCAGTCATCACAACCTCAAATGCCAGTCTCGCCAAAGATATCATTCCGAGATACTCATCCTCCTCAGAACATTCAACATCCGTCACCTACATCATTCATCCAACGTACACCAAATCAAATGAGCTTTACCTCACAACCACCGCCTCCTCCATTACAGCAAGCTGGAACATTAAACATTGCTCCATTATCACAATCATTCTCACAGGATCGTTTCCAGCAACGTCAACAGGAACAACAATCTAGTCAGTCTCGTCCACCACCAATGTCCACTGACATGTTTATGGAAAGTGTTAAAACGTCACAAAGTTTCATTACAAGTACTCCTCAACAACGAACCCATCCATCATATCCTCCCATATCTGGTGCTACTAAACCGTCATTTGCTATTGGAAGTGCTTCACAAGGTGGTGCACCGCCGCAAAGTCCATCATTCCAAAGTCAATCATCTAGTCAGCAACAAGAATCCACTGGAATGGCGGACAAGGGTGAAAAACGGGAGGCAGAAAG TTCAAGGCCACAAGAAGGTCATGATCCAGGTCCTGAAGGAAATGATGATATCCCTGACTTGGCAATAGTGAAAATAGAAAAAGTGGGCGAGGACGAAACAGGTGGACTTTTGTTACAAGTAGATAGTGGGCAAGGTGACGCTGCTCATCGGCACGGACAATTAAGCATGGAGGAGGAGCAGGAGTATGATGAAAGTGACCTAACAGGCGATTGGTCACAGGAAGATATATCAAACGAAGGCAGCTTTCAATCATCGCATATGGACGATCCGACCGGAGCTATGTACATGGGGCCAACATCAG
- the LOC143083055 gene encoding uncharacterized protein LOC143083055 isoform X35 — MNYQKVYMNHIHSSSLLCQLAQMWRSQLLCDALICTGNVVTKAHRVVLLAACPMLQSMENASIGTELEVRLAADIKQEAVTTFLQYLYEGFMLLTEENVKHVEKVARLLQVDSVIKCCSDFFKCLEKSTGKQHNANYKFDKYDLLEFRHVRATGLQKTYHDRLMKRMSEAPRPSSPTGGKRQRLHPRPSSPPTDFMSQRADDAASMTQSYMTGNPTGTGSARSGASSQSSRSGSPSVVEIIEDSLELIQREKSVPGQPEPSRLSQQKTSISVASHVSNSKDTRVINIADDSGGGRTRVTDSFSDRVQNIPSSPQQSSQPQMPVSPKISFRDTHPPQNIQHPSPTSFIQRTPNQMSFTSQPPPPPLQQAGTLNIAPLSQSFSQDRFQQRQQEQQSSQSRPPPMSTDMFMESVKTSQSFITSTPQQRTHPSYPPISGATKPSFAIGSASQGGAPPQSPSFQSQSSSQQQESTGMADKGEKREAESSRPQEGHDPGPEGNDDIPDLAIVKIEKVGEDETGGLLLQVDSGQGDAAHRHGQLSMEEEQEYDESDLTGDWSQEDISNEGSFQSSHMDDPTGAMYMGPTSDPGRLKRKMIEYKLYAPENLQRALEAVFNDQMNCKEAAITFGIPQATLYRRYTKYHEARTKLQKK; from the exons atgaattacCAGAAGGTATATATGAATCACATACATTCAAGCTCTCTACTATGCCAGTTAGCACAGATGTGGAGAAGTCAGTTGCTGTGTGATGCATTGATTTGCACAGGAAATGTAGTTACAAAG GCACACCGAGTTGTGCTTTTGGCAGCTTGTCCCATGTTGCAGTCGATGGAAAATGCATCAATTGGAACCGAGTTGGAGGTTCGTCTAGCTGCTGATATTAAACAGGAAGCTGTAACCACATTCTTACAATATTTGTATGAGGGATTTATGTTACTTACTGAAGAAAATGTGAAACATGTAGAAAAAGTAGCAAGATTGCTTCAAGTAGACAGTGTGATCAAATGTTGCTCAGACTTCTTCAAGTGTCTCGAAAAATCCACAGGAAAACAACACAATGCTAATtacaaatttgacaaatatgACTTACTTGAATTCCGTCATGTGCGAGCCACTGGATTACAAAAAACTTATCATGATAGACTAATGAAAAGGATGTCCGAAGCTCCCCGCCCATCTAGTCCCACAGGAGGGAAACGTCAAAGATTACATCCTCGTCCTTCCTCCCCACCAACTGACTTCATGTCTCAAAGAGCAGATGATGCTGCATCAATGACACAAAGTTATATGACAGGAAATCCTACTGGAACAGGAAGTGCCCGATCAGGTGCTTCAAGTCAGTCAAGTAGATCAGGGTCACCGTCAGTTGTAGAAATAATAGAGGACAGTTTGGAATTAATTCAAAGAGAAAAATCTGTCCCTGGGCAACCTGAACCATCAAGGTTATCCCAGCAAAAGACATCAATTTCTGTGGCATCACATGTTTCAAATTCTAAAGACACTCGTGTGATTAATATCGCGGATGACAGTGGTGGGGGAAGGACCCGTGTAACAGACTCATTTAGTGATCGTGTTCAAAATATTCCAAGTTCACCACAGCAGTCATCACAACCTCAAATGCCAGTCTCGCCAAAGATATCATTCCGAGATACTCATCCTCCTCAGAACATTCAACATCCGTCACCTACATCATTCATCCAACGTACACCAAATCAAATGAGCTTTACCTCACAACCACCGCCTCCTCCATTACAGCAAGCTGGAACATTAAACATTGCTCCATTATCACAATCATTCTCACAGGATCGTTTCCAGCAACGTCAACAGGAACAACAATCTAGTCAGTCTCGTCCACCACCAATGTCCACTGACATGTTTATGGAAAGTGTTAAAACGTCACAAAGTTTCATTACAAGTACTCCTCAACAACGAACCCATCCATCATATCCTCCCATATCTGGTGCTACTAAACCGTCATTTGCTATTGGAAGTGCTTCACAAGGTGGTGCACCGCCGCAAAGTCCATCATTCCAAAGTCAATCATCTAGTCAGCAACAAGAATCCACTGGAATGGCGGACAAGGGTGAAAAACGGGAGGCAGAAAG TTCAAGGCCACAAGAAGGTCATGATCCAGGTCCTGAAGGAAATGATGATATCCCTGACTTGGCAATAGTGAAAATAGAAAAAGTGGGCGAGGACGAAACAGGTGGACTTTTGTTACAAGTAGATAGTGGGCAAGGTGACGCTGCTCATCGGCACGGACAATTAAGCATGGAGGAGGAGCAGGAGTATGATGAAAGTGACCTAACAGGCGATTGGTCACAGGAAGATATATCAAACGAAGGCAGCTTTCAATCATCGCATATGGACGATCCGACCGGAGCTATGTACATGGGGCCAACATCAG
- the LOC143083055 gene encoding uncharacterized protein LOC143083055 isoform X37: MNYQKVYMNHIHSSSLLCQLAQMWRSQLLCDALICTGNVVTKAHRVVLLAACPMLQSMENASIGTELEVRLAADIKQEAVTTFLQYLYEGFMLLTEENVKHVEKVARLLQVDSVIKCCSDFFKCLEKSTGKQHNANYKFDKYDLLEFRHVRATGLQKTYHDRLMKRMSEAPRPSSPTGGKRQRLHPRPSSPPTDFMSQRADDAASMTQSYMTGNPTGTGSARSGASSQSSRSGSPSVVEIIEDSLELIQREKSVPGQPEPSRLSQQKTSISVASHVSNSKDTRVINIADDSGGGRTRVTDSFSDRVQNIPSSPQQSSQPQMPVSPKISFRDTHPPQNIQHPSPTSFIQRTPNQMSFTSQPPPPPLQQAGTLNIAPLSQSFSQDRFQQRQQEQQSSQSRPPPMSTDMFMESVKTSQSFITSTPQQRTHPSYPPISGATKPSFAIGSASQGGAPPQSPSFQSQSSSQQQESTGMADKGEKREAESSRPQEGHDPGPEGNDDIPDLAIVKIEKVGEDETGGLLLQVDSGQGDAAHRHGQLSMEEEQEYDESDLTGDWSQEDISNEGSFQSSHMDDPTGAMYMGPTSDMKIKARRKLRKYKRENLENALIAVKSGQMSQTKASQTYGVPQSTIATRISLWKRAQFLNKNFDT; encoded by the exons atgaattacCAGAAGGTATATATGAATCACATACATTCAAGCTCTCTACTATGCCAGTTAGCACAGATGTGGAGAAGTCAGTTGCTGTGTGATGCATTGATTTGCACAGGAAATGTAGTTACAAAG GCACACCGAGTTGTGCTTTTGGCAGCTTGTCCCATGTTGCAGTCGATGGAAAATGCATCAATTGGAACCGAGTTGGAGGTTCGTCTAGCTGCTGATATTAAACAGGAAGCTGTAACCACATTCTTACAATATTTGTATGAGGGATTTATGTTACTTACTGAAGAAAATGTGAAACATGTAGAAAAAGTAGCAAGATTGCTTCAAGTAGACAGTGTGATCAAATGTTGCTCAGACTTCTTCAAGTGTCTCGAAAAATCCACAGGAAAACAACACAATGCTAATtacaaatttgacaaatatgACTTACTTGAATTCCGTCATGTGCGAGCCACTGGATTACAAAAAACTTATCATGATAGACTAATGAAAAGGATGTCCGAAGCTCCCCGCCCATCTAGTCCCACAGGAGGGAAACGTCAAAGATTACATCCTCGTCCTTCCTCCCCACCAACTGACTTCATGTCTCAAAGAGCAGATGATGCTGCATCAATGACACAAAGTTATATGACAGGAAATCCTACTGGAACAGGAAGTGCCCGATCAGGTGCTTCAAGTCAGTCAAGTAGATCAGGGTCACCGTCAGTTGTAGAAATAATAGAGGACAGTTTGGAATTAATTCAAAGAGAAAAATCTGTCCCTGGGCAACCTGAACCATCAAGGTTATCCCAGCAAAAGACATCAATTTCTGTGGCATCACATGTTTCAAATTCTAAAGACACTCGTGTGATTAATATCGCGGATGACAGTGGTGGGGGAAGGACCCGTGTAACAGACTCATTTAGTGATCGTGTTCAAAATATTCCAAGTTCACCACAGCAGTCATCACAACCTCAAATGCCAGTCTCGCCAAAGATATCATTCCGAGATACTCATCCTCCTCAGAACATTCAACATCCGTCACCTACATCATTCATCCAACGTACACCAAATCAAATGAGCTTTACCTCACAACCACCGCCTCCTCCATTACAGCAAGCTGGAACATTAAACATTGCTCCATTATCACAATCATTCTCACAGGATCGTTTCCAGCAACGTCAACAGGAACAACAATCTAGTCAGTCTCGTCCACCACCAATGTCCACTGACATGTTTATGGAAAGTGTTAAAACGTCACAAAGTTTCATTACAAGTACTCCTCAACAACGAACCCATCCATCATATCCTCCCATATCTGGTGCTACTAAACCGTCATTTGCTATTGGAAGTGCTTCACAAGGTGGTGCACCGCCGCAAAGTCCATCATTCCAAAGTCAATCATCTAGTCAGCAACAAGAATCCACTGGAATGGCGGACAAGGGTGAAAAACGGGAGGCAGAAAG TTCAAGGCCACAAGAAGGTCATGATCCAGGTCCTGAAGGAAATGATGATATCCCTGACTTGGCAATAGTGAAAATAGAAAAAGTGGGCGAGGACGAAACAGGTGGACTTTTGTTACAAGTAGATAGTGGGCAAGGTGACGCTGCTCATCGGCACGGACAATTAAGCATGGAGGAGGAGCAGGAGTATGATGAAAGTGACCTAACAGGCGATTGGTCACAGGAAGATATATCAAACGAAGGCAGCTTTCAATCATCGCATATGGACGATCCGACCGGAGCTATGTACATGGGGCCAACATCAG
- the LOC143083055 gene encoding uncharacterized protein LOC143083055 isoform X49, which translates to MNYQKVYMNHIHSSSLLCQLAQMWRSQLLCDALICTGNVVTKAHRVVLLAACPMLQSMENASIGTELEVRLAADIKQEAVTTFLQYLYEGFMLLTEENVKHVEKVARLLQVDSVIKCCSDFFKCLEKSTGKQHNANYKFDKYDLLEFRHVRATGLQKTYHDRLMKRMSEAPRPSSPTGGKRQRLHPRPSSPPTDFMSQRADDAASMTQSYMTGNPTGTGSARSGASSQSSRSGSPSVVEIIEDSLELIQREKSVPGQPEPSRLSQQKTSISVASHVSNSKDTRVINIADDSGGGRTRVTDSFSDRVQNIPSSPQQSSQPQMPVSPKISFRDTHPPQNIQHPSPTSFIQRTPNQMSFTSQPPPPPLQQAGTLNIAPLSQSFSQDRFQQRQQEQQSSQSRPPPMSTDMFMESVKTSQSFITSTPQQRTHPSYPPISGATKPSFAIGSASQGGAPPQSPSFQSQSSSQQQESTGMADKGEKREAESSRPQEGHDPGPEGNDDIPDLAIVKIEKVGEDETGGLLLQVDSGQGDAAHRHGQLSMEEEQEYDESDLTGDWSQEDISNEGSFQSSHMDDPTGAMYMGPTSDKPYRKIRCYSHENLQQAIAAVLSGVLSQNKASFVYGVPQKTISRRIRKIRDQNTT; encoded by the exons atgaattacCAGAAGGTATATATGAATCACATACATTCAAGCTCTCTACTATGCCAGTTAGCACAGATGTGGAGAAGTCAGTTGCTGTGTGATGCATTGATTTGCACAGGAAATGTAGTTACAAAG GCACACCGAGTTGTGCTTTTGGCAGCTTGTCCCATGTTGCAGTCGATGGAAAATGCATCAATTGGAACCGAGTTGGAGGTTCGTCTAGCTGCTGATATTAAACAGGAAGCTGTAACCACATTCTTACAATATTTGTATGAGGGATTTATGTTACTTACTGAAGAAAATGTGAAACATGTAGAAAAAGTAGCAAGATTGCTTCAAGTAGACAGTGTGATCAAATGTTGCTCAGACTTCTTCAAGTGTCTCGAAAAATCCACAGGAAAACAACACAATGCTAATtacaaatttgacaaatatgACTTACTTGAATTCCGTCATGTGCGAGCCACTGGATTACAAAAAACTTATCATGATAGACTAATGAAAAGGATGTCCGAAGCTCCCCGCCCATCTAGTCCCACAGGAGGGAAACGTCAAAGATTACATCCTCGTCCTTCCTCCCCACCAACTGACTTCATGTCTCAAAGAGCAGATGATGCTGCATCAATGACACAAAGTTATATGACAGGAAATCCTACTGGAACAGGAAGTGCCCGATCAGGTGCTTCAAGTCAGTCAAGTAGATCAGGGTCACCGTCAGTTGTAGAAATAATAGAGGACAGTTTGGAATTAATTCAAAGAGAAAAATCTGTCCCTGGGCAACCTGAACCATCAAGGTTATCCCAGCAAAAGACATCAATTTCTGTGGCATCACATGTTTCAAATTCTAAAGACACTCGTGTGATTAATATCGCGGATGACAGTGGTGGGGGAAGGACCCGTGTAACAGACTCATTTAGTGATCGTGTTCAAAATATTCCAAGTTCACCACAGCAGTCATCACAACCTCAAATGCCAGTCTCGCCAAAGATATCATTCCGAGATACTCATCCTCCTCAGAACATTCAACATCCGTCACCTACATCATTCATCCAACGTACACCAAATCAAATGAGCTTTACCTCACAACCACCGCCTCCTCCATTACAGCAAGCTGGAACATTAAACATTGCTCCATTATCACAATCATTCTCACAGGATCGTTTCCAGCAACGTCAACAGGAACAACAATCTAGTCAGTCTCGTCCACCACCAATGTCCACTGACATGTTTATGGAAAGTGTTAAAACGTCACAAAGTTTCATTACAAGTACTCCTCAACAACGAACCCATCCATCATATCCTCCCATATCTGGTGCTACTAAACCGTCATTTGCTATTGGAAGTGCTTCACAAGGTGGTGCACCGCCGCAAAGTCCATCATTCCAAAGTCAATCATCTAGTCAGCAACAAGAATCCACTGGAATGGCGGACAAGGGTGAAAAACGGGAGGCAGAAAG TTCAAGGCCACAAGAAGGTCATGATCCAGGTCCTGAAGGAAATGATGATATCCCTGACTTGGCAATAGTGAAAATAGAAAAAGTGGGCGAGGACGAAACAGGTGGACTTTTGTTACAAGTAGATAGTGGGCAAGGTGACGCTGCTCATCGGCACGGACAATTAAGCATGGAGGAGGAGCAGGAGTATGATGAAAGTGACCTAACAGGCGATTGGTCACAGGAAGATATATCAAACGAAGGCAGCTTTCAATCATCGCATATGGACGATCCGACCGGAGCTATGTACATGGGGCCAACATCAG